The Cyprinus carpio isolate SPL01 chromosome B17, ASM1834038v1, whole genome shotgun sequence genome has a window encoding:
- the kcnk3b gene encoding potassium channel subfamily K member 3 — MKRQNVRTLALIICTLSYLLIGAGVFDVLESQQEKSQKSQLDYRKFLLMLKYNLTRLDFDQIEKVVLLLKPHKAGVQWKFAGSFYFAITVITTIGYGHAAPSTDAGKAFCMGYALLGIPLTLVMFQSLGERINTLVRFLLHKAKKCMGLRRPEVSMVNMVIIGFFSCISTLCIGAAAFSHYEGWTFFHAFYYCFITLTTIGFGDYVALQKDNALQNDPHYVAFSFVYILMGLTVIGAFLNLVVLRFMTMNTEDERRDAEQRALLSKDKPKGLVSRRPDPPSPVAVGRDKRRGLKSVYAEVLHFQTVCSCLWYKRREKMVILPQDMSFTDALMEQGDISPHDFFESGPRGCVCNPQRCSAISTVSVDLRNISPFRLFSKRRSSV, encoded by the exons ATGAAGAGACAAAACGTGCGGACACTCGCCTTAATTATCTGCACTTTGTCCTATTTACTCATTGGAGCGGGAGTCTTCGACGTTCTCGAGTCACAGCAAGAGAAAAGCCAGAAGAGCCAACTTGACTATCGAAAATTTCTACTTATGCTTAAATATAATCTCACCAGGCTTGACTTTGATCAGATTGAAAAGGTCGTGTTGCTTCTGAAGCCTCACAAAGCCGGTGTCCAGTGGAAGTTCGCCGGCTCTTTTTATTTCGCCATCACTGTGATAACGACCATAG GTTATGGCCATGCCGCCCCCAGTACGGATGCTGGGAAAGCGTTCTGCATGGGGTATGCGCTTCTGGGCATTCCCCTCACGCTGGTAATGTTCCAGAGCCTGGGCGAACGTATCAACACCTTAGTCCGGTTCCTGTTGCACAAAGCCAAGAAATGCATGGGCCTGCGGCGGCCGGAAGTCTCCATGGTCAACATGGTGATCATTGGCTTCTTTTCTTGCATCAGCACCTTGTGCATAGGAGCAGCTGCCTTCTCCCACTATGAAGGCTGGACCTTTTTCCATGCCTTCTACTACTGTTTCATCACCCTCACCACCATCGGTTTCGGGGACTACGTAGCCCTACAGAAGGACAACGCTCTCCAGAACGACCCTCATTACGTGGCCTTTAGTTTTGTCTATATCCTGATGGGCCTCACGGTTATTGGTGCTTTCCTCAATCTAGTGGTGCTACGGTTCATGACGATGAACACTGAGGACGAGAGAAGAGATGCAGAGCAGAGGGCGCTGCTCTCCAAAGATAAACCAAAAGGTCTGGTTTCACGACGTCCAGACCCTCCGAGCCCAGTTGCTGTTGGACGAGATAAAAGGCGAGGGCTGAAGAGCGTCTACGCTGAGGTGCTCCACTTCCAGACGGTGTGCTCCTGCCTGTGGTACAAAAGACGAGAGAAAATGGTGATCCTTCCACAGGATATGTCCTTCACTGATGCGCTAATGGAGCAAGGAGACATATCGCCCCACGACTTCTTCGAATCCGGCCCCAGGGGCTGCGTGTGTAACCCTCAACGCTGCTCAGCCATTAGCACTGTGTCTGTTGACCTGAGAAACATCTCACCATTTAGGCTCTTCTCCAAGAGACGCAGCTCTGTCTGA